From the Kitasatospora viridis genome, one window contains:
- a CDS encoding M20/M25/M40 family metallo-hydrolase yields MGGYDEVGLLRRMVEIPSTTGNEDRLVNQLVDEMSRLGFRARVDGVGNAIGELGNPGAPLILLLGHLDTVPGDLPVYERDGKLYGRGTVDAKGPLATMVWAALRASALCDAHLMVVGAVGEEGNSPGAQHLRGEVRPDAVVIGEPSGLGNVVLGYKGIVRFTVDVSRPGAHTSSPAPKAVEVAVEHWQAVRRRLDPDDAGQPAFDRAIPALVALGGDLLNARLEVSCRIPIGFDRDEFLGWLRELVAPDRLTVIESLPAVRSRGTDPVVAALRAGIRRHVGAPTAKVKLGTSDMNVVGPEWNVPIAAYGPGDSRLDHTDEEHVELADYLTAIDVLTTAVEELAESLAAARRPLPAGAGRDREALR; encoded by the coding sequence GTGGGCGGATACGACGAGGTCGGGCTGCTCCGGCGGATGGTGGAGATCCCGTCGACCACCGGCAACGAGGACCGGTTGGTCAATCAATTGGTCGATGAGATGAGCCGGTTGGGCTTCCGGGCCCGCGTCGACGGCGTCGGGAACGCGATCGGCGAGCTGGGGAACCCCGGTGCGCCGCTCATCCTGCTGCTCGGCCATCTGGACACCGTGCCCGGCGACTTGCCGGTGTACGAGCGCGACGGCAAGCTGTACGGCCGCGGGACGGTCGACGCCAAGGGCCCGCTCGCCACCATGGTGTGGGCGGCGCTGCGCGCGTCGGCGCTCTGCGACGCCCACCTCATGGTGGTGGGGGCCGTCGGCGAGGAGGGCAACTCGCCCGGCGCCCAGCACCTGCGCGGCGAGGTGCGGCCGGACGCCGTGGTGATCGGCGAGCCCAGCGGACTGGGCAACGTGGTGCTCGGCTACAAGGGCATCGTGCGTTTCACCGTCGACGTCTCCCGCCCGGGTGCGCACACCAGCTCGCCGGCGCCCAAGGCGGTGGAGGTCGCGGTGGAGCACTGGCAGGCGGTGCGCCGCCGGCTCGACCCGGACGACGCCGGACAGCCCGCCTTCGACCGGGCGATCCCGGCCCTGGTCGCCCTGGGCGGCGATCTGCTGAACGCCCGGCTGGAGGTCTCCTGCCGGATCCCGATCGGCTTCGACCGGGACGAATTCCTGGGCTGGCTGCGCGAGTTGGTGGCGCCGGACCGGCTGACCGTGATCGAGAGCCTGCCGGCCGTCCGGTCGCGCGGCACCGACCCGGTGGTGGCCGCCTTACGCGCGGGGATCCGGCGGCACGTCGGGGCGCCCACCGCCAAGGTGAAGCTCGGCACCTCCGACATGAACGTGGTCGGACCGGAGTGGAACGTGCCGATCGCGGCCTACGGCCCGGGGGACTCCCGGCTGGACCACACCGACGAGGAGCACGTGGAACTGGCCGACTACCTGACCGCGATCGACGTGCTGACCACGGCGGTCGAGGAGTTGGCCGAATCCCTGGCCGCCGCACGCCGACCGCTGCCGGCCGGTGCCGGCCGCGACCGGGAGGCGTTGCGGTGA
- a CDS encoding DegT/DnrJ/EryC1/StrS family aminotransferase — MADSRLAMFGGTRTVDADAGASESTAWPIVTDAEREAVLGVLDSGRLTSVEHGEVQLLEQEWAQYVGVRHCAALSSGTAAIELALVATGIEPGAEVLVPAFSFIATASAPVLRGCVPVYVDIDPVTYTIDPVAAAAAITPRTQAILAVHLHGLPCDMDALRALADRHGLVLIEDAAQAHGATYHGRQAGALGDVAAFSLNASKNLPTSGEGGLITTDDPEILQRVLLHRQFGEELTGRGERAYLSTVVAGNAKLSTIQAAFTRCQLARLAERHEQRDRNVRRFLDRLAALDGIVTPHCPPDRTHAWFQLRLRFDNQRSGCPDVSPGALRTILQRALRAEGVPVRPYQSLPLPAQPALRAVRPADQPYRPQDHPTTLAVIEDSLTIQRWHLNPAAGPLLDRCADAFEKVWEQRELLLPAARSMTYRPLWQQLDRTAAQA, encoded by the coding sequence ATGGCCGACTCACGGCTGGCAATGTTCGGCGGGACCCGCACCGTGGACGCCGACGCGGGAGCCTCCGAGAGCACCGCGTGGCCGATCGTCACGGACGCCGAGCGCGAGGCGGTGCTCGGGGTCCTCGACAGCGGGCGCCTGACCTCGGTGGAGCACGGCGAGGTGCAACTCCTGGAGCAGGAGTGGGCGCAGTACGTCGGGGTCCGGCACTGCGCGGCGCTCTCCTCCGGCACCGCCGCGATCGAGCTGGCACTGGTGGCGACCGGGATCGAACCGGGTGCCGAGGTCCTGGTGCCGGCCTTCTCCTTCATCGCCACCGCGTCCGCGCCGGTGCTGCGCGGCTGCGTGCCGGTGTACGTGGACATCGACCCGGTCACCTACACCATCGACCCGGTCGCGGCGGCCGCCGCGATCACCCCGCGCACCCAGGCGATCCTCGCCGTCCACCTGCACGGCCTGCCCTGCGACATGGACGCGCTGCGGGCCCTGGCCGACCGGCACGGCCTGGTGCTGATCGAGGACGCGGCACAGGCGCACGGCGCGACCTACCACGGCCGGCAGGCGGGCGCGCTGGGCGACGTCGCGGCGTTCAGCCTGAACGCCTCGAAGAACCTGCCCACCAGCGGCGAGGGCGGGCTGATCACCACCGACGACCCGGAGATCCTCCAACGCGTGCTGCTGCACCGGCAGTTCGGCGAGGAGCTGACCGGCCGCGGCGAACGGGCCTACCTCTCCACGGTGGTGGCCGGCAACGCCAAGCTCAGCACCATCCAGGCCGCCTTCACCCGCTGCCAACTCGCCCGGCTGGCCGAGCGGCACGAGCAGCGGGACCGCAACGTGCGCCGGTTCCTGGACCGGCTGGCGGCACTCGACGGGATCGTCACGCCGCACTGCCCGCCGGACCGCACCCACGCCTGGTTCCAACTGCGGCTGCGCTTCGACAACCAGCGCTCGGGTTGCCCGGACGTCAGCCCCGGCGCGCTGCGCACGATCCTGCAGCGCGCGCTGCGCGCCGAGGGCGTGCCGGTGCGGCCGTACCAGTCGCTGCCGCTGCCGGCCCAGCCGGCGCTGCGCGCGGTCCGGCCCGCGGACCAGCCCTACCGCCCGCAGGACCACCCGACCACGCTGGCCGTGATCGAGGACTCGCTGACCATCCAGCGCTGGCACCTCAACCCGGCGGCCGGGCCGCTGCTGGACCGTTGCGCGGACGCCTTCGAGAAGGTGTGGGAGCAGCGGGAGCTGCTGCTGCCCGCCGCCCGGTCGATGACCTACCGGCCGCTGTGGCAGCAGCTCGACCGGACGGCGGCGCAAGCGTGA
- the lysX gene encoding lysine biosynthesis protein LysX — MNAPEHASEHDAEHAPEHDAELPPRLAFVASRIAFEEKRILDELDRRRVSYQVLDPRTAVFRLDRPTVPWSVAVAREVSHHRNLNTARLLEHAGVTVVNSAAAIALCGDKLLTTLALQAAGLPVPRCLVTLTPQAALDALDDFGYPAVVKPLTGSWGRQVARLADRDAAEAVLELREALPDPQQRITYLQEYVDKPGRDIRGLVFGTEVVGAVYRTSASWRTNTARDARTEPCPVGPELEKLLAATAAAIGPGVYGIDVLEDGEGRLLVNEVNHTPQFRGAAEVLDIDLAGCYVDYLVEQLVRN, encoded by the coding sequence GTGAACGCCCCCGAGCATGCTTCCGAGCACGACGCCGAGCACGCCCCCGAGCACGACGCCGAGCTGCCGCCGCGGCTGGCCTTCGTCGCCTCGCGCATCGCGTTCGAGGAGAAGCGCATCCTCGACGAGCTCGACCGCCGCCGGGTCTCGTACCAGGTGCTCGACCCGCGGACCGCGGTCTTCCGGCTGGACCGGCCGACCGTGCCCTGGTCGGTCGCGGTGGCCCGCGAGGTGTCGCACCACCGGAACCTGAACACGGCGCGGCTCCTCGAACACGCGGGCGTGACGGTGGTCAACAGCGCCGCGGCGATCGCCCTGTGCGGCGACAAGCTCCTCACCACGCTCGCCCTCCAGGCCGCGGGCCTGCCCGTGCCGCGCTGCCTGGTCACGCTCACCCCGCAGGCCGCGCTGGACGCCCTCGACGACTTCGGGTACCCGGCGGTGGTCAAGCCGCTGACCGGCTCCTGGGGCCGACAGGTGGCCAGGCTCGCCGACCGGGACGCCGCCGAGGCGGTGCTCGAACTGCGCGAGGCGCTGCCCGATCCGCAGCAGCGCATCACCTACCTGCAGGAGTACGTCGACAAGCCCGGACGGGACATCCGGGGGCTGGTGTTCGGCACCGAGGTGGTCGGCGCGGTGTACCGCACCTCCGCGTCGTGGCGCACCAACACCGCCCGCGACGCCCGCACCGAACCGTGCCCGGTCGGCCCGGAGCTGGAGAAGCTGCTGGCCGCCACCGCCGCCGCGATCGGCCCCGGCGTCTACGGGATCGACGTCCTGGAGGACGGCGAGGGACGACTCCTCGTCAACGAGGTCAATCACACACCCCAGTTCCGTGGCGCCGCCGAGGTCCTCGACATCGACCTGGCCGGCTGTTACGTGGACTACCTGGTCGAGCAACTGGTGAGGAACTGA